A section of the Sedimentisphaera cyanobacteriorum genome encodes:
- the lpxB gene encoding lipid-A-disaccharide synthase, translated as MKRKIFISAMEPSAEKHCAELIQSAKEKDSSIEFAGFGGRKMASAGCDILEDTVSRAAMIYNVLSQLGCYKKLISEAKRYLRRNRIGLVVVCDSPAFNFHIAKAAKKLGIPVMFYVAPQLWAWAPWRIRKLRKCCDKLCCILPFEEKWFKARGVDAEFVGNPLFDELDIHPRENTKNYENFTPESARICLLPGSRKAEIESLWEPMQEIGLKLKQKFPEAEFTAVGNNQSRIDMLKAKQINGFECRYETDSVISTCLKSDLCICASGSASLQAAAAGCPMIIMYQSSPMVWNLAGRFIIRLKHLSLPNILAGRGLVPEFMPYFKSTEPIAEAAENLLENPDKLKEISTELTSLTNQMTEIESRKKTAEIMLSMLN; from the coding sequence ATGAAGCGGAAGATATTTATAAGTGCTATGGAGCCAAGTGCAGAGAAACACTGCGCCGAGCTTATTCAATCGGCGAAAGAGAAAGACAGCTCAATTGAGTTTGCGGGCTTCGGAGGCAGGAAGATGGCCTCAGCAGGCTGCGATATCCTTGAAGACACTGTCTCCCGGGCCGCGATGATATACAACGTACTAAGCCAGCTCGGATGCTACAAAAAGCTGATTAGCGAGGCCAAGCGGTATCTCCGGAGAAACAGAATCGGCCTTGTGGTTGTTTGCGATTCACCCGCCTTCAATTTTCACATAGCCAAGGCGGCCAAGAAGCTCGGGATTCCAGTGATGTTTTATGTTGCCCCGCAGCTCTGGGCATGGGCGCCTTGGAGGATAAGAAAGCTGAGAAAGTGCTGCGATAAGCTCTGCTGCATACTCCCGTTCGAAGAGAAATGGTTCAAGGCCAGAGGGGTGGATGCGGAATTCGTGGGCAATCCGCTATTCGATGAGCTGGATATACACCCGAGAGAAAACACCAAAAACTACGAAAATTTCACTCCGGAATCTGCCAGGATATGCCTTCTTCCAGGCTCGCGAAAAGCAGAAATAGAGAGCCTCTGGGAACCTATGCAGGAGATCGGCTTAAAGCTCAAACAGAAATTTCCAGAGGCAGAGTTTACCGCTGTGGGGAATAATCAGTCCCGAATCGATATGCTCAAAGCGAAGCAAATCAACGGCTTTGAGTGCAGATATGAGACTGATTCGGTAATAAGCACCTGCCTTAAAAGCGATCTCTGCATCTGCGCAAGCGGAAGCGCATCTCTCCAAGCCGCAGCTGCAGGCTGTCCGATGATAATTATGTATCAGTCCAGTCCGATGGTATGGAATCTTGCCGGCCGCTTTATAATTCGGCTCAAACACCTGTCTCTTCCAAATATTCTTGCGGGAAGGGGGCTTGTGCCCGAATTTATGCCTTATTTCAAATCCACCGAGCCAATTGCAGAGGCTGCCGAAAACTTGCTCGAAAACCCTGATAAATTAAAGGAAATAAGCACCGAGCTTACCAGCCTTACAAACCAGATGACAGAGATAGAATCCCGAAAGAAAACAGCGGAAATTATGCTCTCTATGCTGAATTAG
- a CDS encoding DUF4177 domain-containing protein: MNYKEYKVITVVESGFGTIFLGASGIPTDKMESSLNMEAAEGWQVVFQIVEQKRFLLFWTREAIIITLGR, translated from the coding sequence ATGAATTACAAAGAGTATAAGGTTATTACGGTTGTTGAGAGCGGTTTTGGTACAATTTTTCTCGGCGCATCAGGGATCCCTACAGACAAGATGGAATCGAGTCTTAATATGGAGGCGGCAGAAGGCTGGCAGGTAGTGTTTCAGATTGTTGAACAGAAGCGTTTTCTGCTCTTCTGGACAAGAGAGGCGATAATAATCACGCTTGGCAGGTAA
- a CDS encoding TM2 domain-containing protein encodes MAGKSGLKIMGILKKEEVLRKEEMLRKRIGELSSDNRYEFYKRANRKIKDPDTYAVLNYLIIIGLHHFYLGKWVLGLLNIAIFAAGIIMLFHGELIGAHMVWGILIFELHQLFRSQIIVKDHNNRVKEQVYFSITGSSPY; translated from the coding sequence TTGGCAGGTAAGAGCGGGCTGAAAATTATGGGGATTCTCAAGAAAGAAGAAGTGCTGCGGAAAGAAGAGATGCTGCGGAAAAGGATAGGCGAGCTCAGCAGCGATAATCGTTATGAGTTCTACAAAAGGGCAAACAGAAAGATAAAAGATCCCGACACTTACGCTGTTTTGAATTATCTAATAATCATCGGCCTGCACCACTTCTACCTCGGAAAATGGGTGCTTGGACTGCTTAATATTGCGATATTTGCAGCGGGAATAATAATGCTTTTTCATGGCGAGCTGATTGGGGCTCATATGGTTTGGGGGATACTAATTTTCGAGCTGCATCAGCTTTTCAGATCGCAGATAATCGTGAAAGATCACAACAACAGAGTAAAGGAGCAGGTTTACTTTTCGATTACCGGAAGCAGCCCTTACTAA
- a CDS encoding RHS repeat-associated core domain-containing protein, producing METYCLYDTLGRCVKEFTTTDSGETLAGGDEYVYGNGFAELIAVCDASGGVEYALTDALGSVVCLAGSPAYISPVRYDAYGNAGDDTPDMPFGFAGMKSEPAADICLTPNRAYSPGLGRWLSPDPTQIITLSLLYEKILHYRIACGLKKDSKIFLQLL from the coding sequence GTGGAAACGTACTGCCTGTACGATACGCTCGGCCGCTGCGTGAAGGAGTTTACCACGACCGATTCTGGCGAAACGCTCGCCGGCGGGGATGAATACGTTTACGGCAATGGGTTCGCTGAGCTGATTGCGGTTTGCGATGCTTCGGGCGGGGTGGAATATGCCCTCACCGACGCGCTGGGCAGTGTGGTATGCTTGGCCGGCTCGCCAGCATACATCAGCCCTGTACGCTATGATGCATACGGCAATGCCGGCGACGATACGCCCGATATGCCGTTTGGCTTTGCGGGGATGAAGAGCGAGCCCGCCGCAGACATCTGCCTCACGCCAAACCGTGCATACTCGCCCGGCCTCGGACGCTGGCTCTCCCCCGATCCAACCCAGATAATAACCTTAAGCCTATTATACGAAAAGATTTTACACTATCGTATTGCCTGCGGCCTAAAAAAAGATTCAAAAATTTTTCTACAGCTATTATAA
- a CDS encoding glycoside hydrolase family protein yields the protein MESKKMIFAFLLLAGTLSAVQIPAPLYVDTRNFGSADPEIVWNEYTQQWWIFYNSRRVLKEDVNGGTPLGVAVSEDLVSWEFLGYCKLEGKGGTKNAPYTCWAPAIIKDGDEYHMFVTFKEGTDGFWGSGKSGIKHYIAPSEDLLNGWKSASVDWVLQDDGAIDAGLLKKGEKWIMYYRNMYKPANGKKRSGIFRAESSDLLHWEKKGLAGGDINNRQKKFSMHKDSLLPVSSGSPQAVHKRIGYQEAPYPFYWQDRYWLSTDPYLWSSDNCRDWEYAGSFMHAASRKVFDDTKGRHASFIVSGGRCLAFYHTEPYRDYSIKYSANPPEQRIMFLQCMELKYSEGILSYNRSKKPETLEDIKPNGEYWGQSSP from the coding sequence ATGGAATCCAAGAAAATGATATTCGCCTTTTTACTGCTTGCCGGCACATTATCAGCAGTTCAAATCCCGGCTCCTCTTTACGTTGATACAAGAAATTTCGGCAGTGCAGACCCGGAAATCGTTTGGAACGAATACACGCAGCAGTGGTGGATTTTTTACAACAGCCGGCGCGTGTTGAAGGAAGACGTGAACGGAGGAACCCCTCTGGGAGTAGCAGTTTCGGAAGATTTGGTTAGCTGGGAGTTTCTCGGCTACTGCAAGCTCGAAGGCAAAGGCGGGACCAAAAATGCCCCTTACACCTGCTGGGCTCCAGCGATAATAAAAGACGGCGATGAATACCATATGTTCGTTACCTTTAAGGAAGGCACTGATGGATTCTGGGGCAGCGGGAAGTCCGGTATAAAGCATTACATCGCACCTTCTGAGGATCTGCTGAACGGCTGGAAATCCGCCTCTGTGGACTGGGTTCTGCAGGATGATGGAGCGATAGATGCAGGCCTTCTGAAGAAGGGCGAGAAATGGATTATGTACTATCGTAATATGTACAAGCCGGCAAACGGTAAAAAACGTTCCGGCATATTCCGTGCAGAATCGAGCGACCTTCTGCACTGGGAGAAAAAAGGGCTTGCAGGCGGAGATATAAACAACCGCCAAAAGAAATTCTCAATGCACAAAGACAGCCTTCTGCCTGTAAGCAGCGGCAGTCCTCAGGCGGTTCATAAAAGAATAGGCTATCAGGAAGCCCCCTACCCCTTCTACTGGCAGGACCGATACTGGCTAAGTACAGACCCATACCTCTGGAGCAGCGATAATTGCAGGGATTGGGAGTATGCAGGCAGCTTTATGCACGCAGCAAGCAGAAAAGTATTCGATGATACAAAAGGCAGACATGCGAGCTTTATAGTAAGCGGGGGCAGATGCCTGGCTTTTTACCATACAGAGCCCTACCGAGATTACAGCATAAAATACTCAGCAAACCCGCCCGAACAGAGAATAATGTTTCTGCAATGTATGGAGCTGAAATACAGCGAAGGCATATTAAGCTATAACCGCAGTAAAAAACCAGAAACGCTTGAAGATATCAAGCCTAATGGCGAATATTGGGGGCAATCCTCTCCTTAA
- a CDS encoding argininosuccinate synthase — MAKSKKVVLAYSGGLDTSVILPWLKETYGYEVVCYAAELGQGDELKNIKQKAMKTGAADCVVDDLRKTFVEDYVWPMLKSGAVYEKGYLLGTSIARPLIAKRQVEVAHQYGAGAVAHGATGKGNDQVRFELTFMSLDPSLDIVAPWKDPNFTLTSREAAVDYAKKRDIPIDQTKRKIYSRDRNLWHISHEGADLEDPWNEPQNSLFVMSRPISKTPAKPDYVEIGFENGIPVKLDGKALSGVTMIERLNEIGGTHGVGQVDLVENRLVGMKSRGVYETPGGTILMNAHEALETLTMERETYHYKKQVALKYADIVYNGQWFCPIREALDAFFESTQKVVNGTVRVKLFKGHAIPVGIKSPNSLYSDELASFEMGAEYNSTDATGFIRLFGLPMKVNGVVNRKAAKSSKKKTAKKSSAKKK; from the coding sequence ATGGCAAAATCAAAAAAGGTAGTGCTCGCATACAGCGGCGGGCTTGATACAAGCGTAATTCTTCCTTGGCTCAAGGAAACATACGGCTATGAGGTGGTATGTTATGCCGCAGAGCTCGGGCAAGGCGATGAGCTGAAAAACATAAAGCAGAAGGCGATGAAAACAGGCGCAGCAGACTGCGTTGTTGATGATCTTCGCAAGACGTTTGTTGAAGATTACGTTTGGCCGATGCTCAAAAGCGGAGCGGTTTACGAGAAGGGCTATCTTCTCGGAACAAGCATTGCAAGGCCGCTGATTGCAAAGAGGCAGGTTGAGGTTGCCCATCAGTACGGAGCGGGCGCTGTTGCTCACGGGGCTACGGGCAAGGGAAATGATCAGGTGCGCTTCGAACTTACCTTTATGTCTCTTGATCCCTCGCTGGATATCGTTGCTCCTTGGAAAGACCCGAATTTCACGCTAACAAGCCGCGAAGCGGCAGTCGATTATGCCAAAAAGCGTGATATCCCGATAGACCAGACAAAACGCAAGATCTACTCCCGAGACAGAAACCTCTGGCACATAAGCCATGAAGGCGCAGATCTTGAGGATCCGTGGAACGAGCCGCAAAACAGTCTGTTTGTGATGTCGCGTCCGATATCAAAGACACCCGCCAAACCGGATTATGTAGAGATAGGCTTTGAAAACGGAATTCCGGTTAAGCTTGACGGGAAGGCTTTAAGCGGAGTAACGATGATCGAAAGGCTCAACGAGATCGGCGGGACGCACGGCGTTGGTCAGGTTGACCTCGTTGAAAACAGGCTCGTTGGGATGAAATCCAGAGGCGTTTATGAAACCCCGGGCGGGACTATCCTTATGAACGCCCATGAAGCCCTTGAAACGCTCACAATGGAACGTGAGACATACCACTACAAGAAGCAGGTTGCCTTGAAATATGCAGATATAGTTTACAACGGCCAGTGGTTCTGCCCGATACGTGAAGCACTCGATGCGTTTTTCGAGAGCACGCAAAAGGTAGTAAACGGTACTGTGCGCGTTAAGCTGTTCAAAGGACACGCAATCCCCGTGGGCATAAAGAGCCCGAACAGCCTCTACAGCGACGAGCTTGCAAGCTTTGAGATGGGAGCAGAATACAACTCAACAGATGCAACAGGATTCATCAGGCTCTTCGGCCTGCCGATGAAGGTAAACGGGGTTGTAAACCGCAAAGCAGCCAAGAGCTCAAAAAAGAAGACAGCCAAAAAAAGCTCAGCCAAGAAGAAATAG
- a CDS encoding ASKHA domain-containing protein, whose amino-acid sequence MNNSLVHVKFLNRGHRVHINRGETILDAAKKAGVYINSPCGGMGLCGKCKVLVRSGKTEITEEERKFLSSEELEEGFRLACKAAAESNLEVETEQEKSGSKILSAGILNGDVNIQPALFVKKVKLSKLELGSDKSYAELLEEMIPGAGYDLTILKQLAEITASEDDSFSAVMMDKQILSLNRESSSQDLYSVCFDIGTTTIAGELVNLSTGESVDSVSAGNAQGGYGADVLSRINHSSQSSENLREISGVIVRQIDELILQLCRRAEIRPETIYSLFAAGNTTMLQLFAGINCSNLGKIPFVNVLGRGTLVKAKEIGLNNLFSEGDVYLMPVIGGFLGGDTTACIAAANINNEKQKLQLLVDIGTNGEIVLNNYGHITAASTAAGPALEGAKISCGMRADTGAIDECTLEGEDIKFSSIGSEEPEGICGSGLIDAIACMLRAGVINMMGHFTDKPETLPEGIKSRLINNNGQMEFVLSEIGSKRVAITQKDIREFQLAAGAIRAGINILLKRCGLKFSQLDEVLLAGGFGAFLNVENACRAGLLPCESTGCASRISSIGNAALAGVKRILLDSTAKEKLEIDCREIEHVELSLDTDFQMEFSEAMLFPQIN is encoded by the coding sequence ATGAACAATTCTCTGGTTCATGTCAAATTTTTAAACCGCGGGCACCGAGTTCATATAAACCGCGGCGAAACAATCCTTGATGCAGCTAAGAAAGCGGGCGTTTACATCAATTCACCCTGCGGGGGTATGGGGCTTTGCGGAAAATGCAAAGTTCTTGTCCGCTCCGGCAAGACTGAGATTACTGAAGAAGAGAGGAAATTTCTCAGCTCCGAAGAACTTGAGGAAGGCTTCAGGCTTGCCTGCAAGGCTGCTGCAGAAAGTAATTTGGAAGTTGAAACAGAACAGGAGAAGAGCGGTTCAAAGATATTATCTGCGGGGATTCTCAACGGGGATGTAAACATCCAGCCAGCTTTATTCGTGAAAAAAGTAAAGCTTTCGAAACTCGAACTCGGCTCCGATAAGAGCTATGCCGAGCTCCTGGAAGAGATGATCCCCGGGGCAGGCTATGATTTAACAATCCTGAAACAATTAGCAGAAATAACAGCAAGCGAAGATGATTCATTCAGCGCAGTAATGATGGACAAGCAGATTCTTTCTCTAAACAGAGAAAGCAGTTCGCAGGATTTGTATTCGGTATGCTTTGATATCGGGACTACCACGATTGCAGGTGAGCTCGTGAATCTGAGCACGGGCGAATCGGTTGATTCTGTATCAGCGGGCAATGCTCAGGGCGGATACGGTGCAGATGTGCTTTCCAGAATCAACCACAGCTCACAAAGCAGCGAAAATCTTAGAGAAATTTCAGGTGTAATCGTTAGGCAGATAGACGAACTGATCCTGCAGCTCTGCCGGAGAGCTGAGATAAGGCCTGAAACGATATACTCTCTGTTTGCTGCTGGGAATACCACAATGCTCCAGCTCTTTGCGGGCATAAACTGCTCAAATTTGGGAAAAATTCCGTTTGTAAACGTGCTCGGAAGAGGAACTCTGGTGAAGGCAAAAGAGATCGGCCTGAATAACTTATTTTCTGAAGGTGATGTTTACCTTATGCCAGTAATTGGAGGTTTTCTCGGCGGGGATACCACCGCCTGCATAGCAGCGGCGAATATAAACAACGAAAAGCAAAAGCTCCAGCTTCTTGTTGATATAGGTACCAACGGGGAGATTGTGCTTAACAATTACGGGCATATCACCGCGGCATCCACTGCGGCAGGGCCTGCGCTTGAGGGGGCGAAGATATCGTGCGGGATGCGTGCAGACACAGGGGCAATTGATGAATGCACTCTTGAGGGCGAAGATATAAAGTTCAGCAGCATCGGCAGCGAAGAGCCTGAAGGTATATGCGGCAGCGGGCTTATAGACGCGATTGCCTGTATGCTTAGAGCAGGGGTTATCAATATGATGGGACATTTCACCGATAAGCCGGAAACCCTTCCTGAAGGCATCAAATCAAGACTGATAAATAATAACGGTCAGATGGAATTTGTGCTGAGCGAAATCGGCTCAAAACGCGTTGCGATAACTCAAAAGGATATACGCGAATTCCAGCTTGCCGCAGGGGCGATAAGAGCGGGCATAAACATACTTCTGAAACGGTGCGGGCTTAAATTTTCTCAGCTGGATGAGGTTTTGCTGGCAGGCGGATTCGGAGCGTTTCTCAATGTTGAAAATGCGTGCAGAGCCGGACTGCTGCCTTGCGAGTCCACGGGCTGCGCTTCAAGGATCAGCAGCATCGGGAATGCGGCTCTTGCAGGCGTTAAACGGATTCTGCTGGACAGCACGGCAAAAGAAAAGCTCGAAATAGACTGCCGGGAGATTGAACACGTAGAACTCTCACTTGACACAGATTTCCAGATGGAATTCTCAGAGGCGATGCTTTTTCCACAAATAAATTAA